GTGGGTACCGATATTTTCTACCAGTGGCGGTCGGCAAGTGCAGGCATTGCGGTTTTCATGTATCCCATTATTGTGGAGTTTATGAAAAGCATGCAGGAGGTCAAATACGGCGAAAACAAGATTTCCTATGCCCTGGTGAATTTTTCCAACGCCACCTACCACATCTTTTTGTTCCAGATGCTGTATTTCAGAATGGTGGGCTACCAGTTCAACTACTGGGTGGACAACATCATCATTACCATGCCCATTAATATGATAATCTGCTTAAGCGGAGGCATACTGTTTTACAAATGGTATGCGCCGTTGGAAAACAAAATCATTGCCTGCATCAGGCAAATCATCACGCCTAAGAAGCGAAGAAACGAAACCATCACAGCCCCCAAAATATAAAGGCTTGTTGCGCATTACGTTCGCTTCCACCTCATCGGTCTTGCTTTGCTCGACAGCTTCCCCTCTAAGGGGAAGCCTTTTTTTTTAAAAACCCTATTGACAAACGAAAAAAAGTATGCTATATTGAGTGTACTAAGACAATTAATACAGTTAACACACAAGGAGGGATGAGATGATACAAATTGACTTCAGAGACACGCGTTCCATATACGAACAAATCGAGCAGGGTTTAAGAGAGCTGATTATCAAGGGCATTTTGCCAAAGGACAGCCAGCTACCCTCGGTACGGGAGCTTTCGGTACAGCTTACCGTAAACCCGAACACGGTGCAAAGGGCGTATAAGGAGCTGGAAAACAAGGGCTTTGTGTACAGCGTAAAGGGAAAGGGAAGCTTTGTGGCAGGGCTGACAGAGGATGCCACCGACCCACGGAGAAAAGAACTGCTTGCAGAGATTGAAAAGCTTTCCAAAGAACTGAAATATTTAAACACACCCTTAAAAAACGTTACGGAAGCGGTGGAAAAAGCCTTTAAGGAGGGAGACGGAGAAAAATGATTCGAGTAGAAAATTTACAAAAGAAATTCGGCGATTTTTATGCCCTTACGGGTGTGAATATGCATGTGCCGAAGGGAAGTGTATACGGACTTGTCGGACCCAACGGTGCAGGGAAAACGACCCTTTTAAATCACATTGTCGGGGTGTATAAGCAAGACGGCGGTTCTCTTACGGTGGACGGTGCGCCCGTTTACGAAAACGAAAAAACCAAACAGAAAATCGCAAGCATTGCGGACGACTGGTTTTTCTATAACACCTTCAGCTTAAAGGAAATGGCGACCCTTTTTGAAAGACTGTATCCGACCTTTGACAGGGAACGGTACCAAAAAATCGTAGCCCTTTTAAAGCTTGAGGAAACCAAACAATTA
The sequence above is drawn from the Clostridia bacterium genome and encodes:
- a CDS encoding GntR family transcriptional regulator; translated protein: MIQIDFRDTRSIYEQIEQGLRELIIKGILPKDSQLPSVRELSVQLTVNPNTVQRAYKELENKGFVYSVKGKGSFVAGLTEDATDPRRKELLAEIEKLSKELKYLNTPLKNVTEAVEKAFKEGDGEK